The DNA segment CGGATAATCGCCCAAATGAACCATCAATAGCACCAATTTCTCTAAAAGGAGAGGGCACATTTTTGGTTGCTGTTAATTTTTCACCATCGAACATTGTTGGTCCATAATTATGCTTAACATTGTTGCCCCATTCTTGCCATTCTGGGGTCTTATTACCGTGCATTAATTTGCCAGTACCTAGAGTGTAATAACCATTTTCATTAAACATCTCCATTATCGTTTTGTTGTGCTTCAATACCGGATGTTTATATTTAGCTGTCCAAGCAAAATCTTTAGACTCATGTGGGTAAACACCAGTAAACAGACTATTTCGTGAAGGCTGACAAACAGGCGTATTGGTTTGCATATTCGTAAACCGTATGCCACTTGCTGCCAGTTTATTAATATTCGGTGTTTTTACTTGTGGATGACCACCAAACACACCTTGATAGTCATTTAAATCGTCTACAACAATTAAAAGGATATTAGGTTGCGCGTTGACTTGCTCTTTTGCTGTAATACCAGTTGAAAATGCACTTAGCATTACACAACCAAGGAAACTTACTTTTTTTACAAGTTTAGAGATTGATGTTGTTTTAATTATGTAACTCATGATTAACCTTGGTTTTATTTTGCATCTGCGGTTGCAGTCAAAAGCTTGGCTTTTAATGTGTGTTTAATGTTGTTGTATTCAACATTATCAGCCAGATTTGTTATTTCATTTTGGTCTATCTGGTTATGATAAAGTTCTTCTTTGCCGTTTCCATAAAGTATGTAACGCCAATCTTTAGTTCTAATCGCAAAGTTTTTCAGGCCTTTATCTCCCCACAGTTTTACGACCGTTAAGGCAAAGCGCTCATGTTTATCATTTCCGTCAATAAGCGCTTTAATTGACTTTCCACTTATGGGTAAGCCTTTATCATTTTTTCGGTTATCACCGCTTGCTTGGGCATAGTCCATAAAGGTTGGATATAGATCGATTAAACTAACAGGCTGATCTATGGTCTGTTTTTTCTTGGTTCGAGGGTCAAAAACAATTAATGGAATTTTAGTAGAGCGTTCCCATAAGTTATTTTTAAATAGGTTATTTTTCTCACCTAAGTTGTAGCCGTGGTCGCTGGTTAATACCACTACGGTGTTATCCTTATAGATACTGTTTTGCAATGCATCTAACACTTTACCTACTTGTTCATCCATAAAGCTAATGCTGGCTAAATAGGCTTGATAATAGGTTTTAAGTGCCAGCTCTTTATTTGGGTAAGATTCCATTAATTTTGTAAAATGCTTACGACCTAAAGATGTTTTAGGTACGTATAAGCTTTCAAAATGGGTATCGGCATCATCATTTTCGACAAACTCGGGTAGATTGATTGTATCTAAAGGATACATATCAAAAAATCGATCAGGTACCACAAGAGGGGTGTGCGGTCGAATAAAGCCAACACTTAAAAAGAATGGTTTTCGCAGCTTATTACGCTCAAATTCTTTAAGTTTATTTGCTGTCCAATCAGCGTACATCTCGTCTGGCAATGGATCTCGGTCTTGTTCATTTTCATAGTTGAACGGCTTTTTAAAACCGCCATAATACCAACCATTATGACCTGCTTTATTTCCCTTAGCTTCAACGTTTGGAACTTTTGAAAGCGGGATGAAGGTAGAATCTAAAGGGCCAATATCTTTATTGTAAGGTGAAGGTACATCAGGGTGCTGTGTTACTTTTTTGCCATCAAAAGCAAGCGGGGTGTAGTCTGGTCTAATGCCAAAGTCATCCCAGGCTTTTGGCCATTGATGATGAGTTAGCTTACCCGTACCAGCACTGTGATAACCATGATGACTTAACTGTTCCATAATCGTTCTGGAATTAGCTAACACTTTATTATGGCGCCAATTACCAAAGGCATATTGGCCAGATGCATGTGGCTGAATGCCCGAGAACAAACTTGCTCGAGATGGACTGCAAATTGGTGCGTTAGAATGAGCATTGGTAAACAAGGTTGCATGCTCGGCAAGTTTATCAATATTTGGTGTTTTTACCCCGATAGAGTTATTCATTACGCCAACAAAGTCATTTAGATCGTCAGCCATAATGAATAAAATGTTAACTGGTTTCTCTAGGTTTTCTTTAGCATTTTGAACGTCTTCACTTGCTAGAGATGAACAGGTCATTAGCAACGTAACGCTGGCAAGTGCGACCTTCGTTATTATTGTCATAAATTTTCTTATTATTTATTTTATTCGCTAATTTCTATCGCGCCCATATCAGGTTTGCCTTTGATAGGAGTTCCTAAAATGTCATGGCTTACTTTTAAAGCTCTGAACAAACCTTTTTTGTCACCTTCAATAAATGGAATTTCGATGCCTTTGTTGGCGACAAGTGCTTTATTTAAAGGGATGTAGTCGGTTAATTTTGTGCCGCCAGGATTGCTAAATTTAACATCGCCAATAACCGGAGCGCTGTCTTGAATAAGAATAGATTTAGGCCAAGTGGTATCTTTTAGGAAAATGTTATTGGTAAAGTTTACGTTTTTAATGTGGTTGATGCCTTTAGCTTCTGGGCGATATTGATCCCCTTTTACGGCTTTACTGTCACCAAGCACATGGAAAATATTATTGGCTATTAATGCCCCTTTAGACATACGAGTAACTGCCATTTTACTTAAAATATCTTCTTTAACATAAATGGTATTATTATAAATGTAGCTATTGAAAGGCCCATTATGTGGGTTGTTTTTACCAACAAAACCACTGAACCAAAATGTTTTACCCTCTTGGAAAGCGTTGTTTATTCCTTTGGTGCGGTAGCCATCATTAATACTGACGTTGTAGCGATAGGCATTGTTGTAATTGTTGCCTAAGATCTCGATAAAGCCGCCGGCATTGTTGGCGCTAATGTTGTATTGGAAAATGATGTTGTCACAATTAAAGTCTATGTGAAAACCGGCAGAGTCTGCTGGGCCATTCGCATTTAAAAATTTATTGTACTCAATAAGGGCGTACGATGTACCCCAGGTCCACATTCCGCTGCCACGGCCCCAGTTTCGCGTGTCTTTTGTGCTACCTGAGTTTTTAACTATGTTGCCATATACATGAACACTTTCACCGCCGCTCATTTGCATACCAGGGCCACCAACATCAAATACCTTGTTATTGCTCAGCGTGATGTTTTTGATACTTCCTTTAGGCCCATTTAACTTAATACCAGTATGAGCAACACGGGTTACTGTTGAGTTGTTTATGACAAGACCATCAAATTTACCGCCGTTACGGGCAAATGCGCGAATTCCCCAACCATAACTTTCGGTGCCATTGGCACTGCCGGTTTCTTTTTTAGAGCGGGTAACTCCAGGGTCGTTAAAGTAAACATCTTTTACTAATAAATTATCAAGCTTAATGCCTTGAAAATTCCCTTTTTTACTTGCCTCAAGCAATACACCAATACGCATAGTTGGTAGTTTGTTTTTGTTATTCTTTTGATATTTTTTTTCAATCCACTTATGCACGCCACCGGCATTCGCCGACACTTCAATATTACTTACATGAACATGTTGAGAATTAATGATACTGATACCGTTTAAAAAACCTTTAGAGTTGATGGCGACTCGGGCATCTTTGTTTTTGTCATCAGCAGCATAGGTAGTAACAATAATTGGTTGCTCACTGGTACCTCTTAAATTTTTAAGCTCAAGTTTGTTCCAAAACGTAGTCCCGGCAGCCAGCAATAATTTGTCTCCCGCTTTTAGATTCTTTGGAAATGACTTTCGAGGTAACTCCGCTGAGGTACCTTTATTACTGTCTTTACCTATTCCCGGGTGCACGTAGTAGTCAGTTGCCTGTACCGATAAGCTAAGCAAAAAGCTTGATAGTATTAATAAGCGTGAAAAAGCGTTCATTATTATAGACCTTAGGAATAAAGTTATTTGCTTGTCCTTTATACCTCTTCTAGTAGTATTAAATCAAGTATAGTATTATTTATAATATAATTATTAGTTGTATAAAATGATTAATGAACATAAGTAGAAATCGTTTCAGTTACATTTGTTTTTCAAAATATATCTTATAATGGTTGTAAAATGATTTAATCCTATTTATCATACAAATAGTGTTTATATAAAATTATAATAAAAGAGTAACTCAATGAAAGTGTTAGTTGCAGGCGGGTTGGGCTATATAGGTAGTCACACATGTTTAGCGTTACAAAAAGCAGGTGTAACACCTATTATCTATGACAATCTGTCAAACGCTAGCATTAATGTGTTGGAGCAACTCAAACATATAAGTGGTAAAGATTTCACTTTTGTTGAAGGTGATATACGCAACCAAGCTCTGTTAGAACAGGTCATGCAAGAGCACAATGTTACTGCCGTATTACACTTTGCAGCATTGAAAGCTGTTGGCGAATCGTGCGAACAGCCTAGACGCTATTATGACAATAATGTTGCTGGTAGTGTCGTTCTGTTAGATGCAATGGCAAATGTTGGCGTAAAACAAATTATTTTTAGTTCTTCCGCCACGGTATATGGTGATCCACAATATTTACCTTTAGATGAAAATCATCCAATTTCAGCGACTAACCCATATGGCTGGACTAAGGTAATGGTTGAGCAAATCTTACAAGATAATTGTCAGGCCGATGCGGGTAATTTGGCTATTTCTCTTCGTTATTTTAATCCGGTAGGAGCTCACCCAAGTGGTTTATTAGGAGAAAGCCCTAATGGTATTCCTAATAACTTGATGCCTTATATTGCTCAAACTGCGGTAGGGAAACGCGAATTTGTCAGTGTTTACGGCGATGATTATGATACTCCCGATGGCACTGGAGTTCGTGATTATATTCATATCATGGATTTGGCTGAAGGCCATGTTGCGGCGTTTTTAAACCATAAAAATGATACCAGTTTTATTGCTTATAATTTAGGTACAGGGCAAGGGTATTCGGTATTGGACGTTATTAAAGCATTCTCAAAAGCGGCGAAAAATGAAGTACCTTATAAGTTTGCACCAAGACGCAGTGGTGATGTCGCTTGTAATTATGCCGATGCAAGTTTGGCAAAACAAAAATTAAATTGGCAAGCAACTTTAGGCTTGCCTGAAATGACCGAAGATACATGGCGCTGGCAGTCAAAGTATCCTCAAGGTCTTTAAAAAGTAGGAATAATTAATGAGTTCTCTTGAATTTACCCATCGTCGTAAAAACCCATTAACGGGGGACTGGGTTCTAGTCTCACCACACAGAAATAATCGCCCTTGGTCAGGTGCTACAGAATCCGGTTCTAGTGAGCAGTTACCTAGCTATGATGACAACTGTCCTTTATGTCCGGGCAATGAGCGAGCAAGTGATACGTCTAATCCTGATTATAAAGATACCTTTGTATTTAAAAATGATTTTGGTGCATTAGTAAGTGATAACGAAAATGTTGTTGAGCAAGATACTCCTGAATTTATCAAAGCAGATGTTGCAAGAGGTGAGTGTCGAGTTATTTGCTTCTCACCTGATCATTCAAAAACTTTGCCTGAATTGTCTAAGACAGAAATTCAAAAAGTAATCGATACTTGGCAATCAAACTATACTGAATTGTCAAAGCAATATAGTTGTGTTCATGTATTTGAAAATAAAGGGGCAATTATGGGCTGCTCACAGCCGCATCCGCATGGACAAGTTTGGGCTCATGATCATATGTCTACTGAAATAGCAGTTGAAAATGATAATTTAGCCGCGTATCAGCATAAAACTAATAAAAATTTATTGGCTGAGTACATAGAGTTTGAGCAAGACAACAAAGAACGTGTGATTTTTAGCAATGAACATTGGTTAGTTGTTGTTCCATATTGGGCTGCATGGCCATTTGAAACTCTACTGATAGCTAAGGACGATGTTCGTCATATGGGGCAGTTAACAGTGCAACAAAAAGCATCATTAAGTGAAGCCTTGCAAATACTTACAACCAAATATGACAATGTATTCAATTGCAGCTTTCCTTATTCAATGGGCTGGCACAGTGCTCCTGGTAACTTAGGTGACGATTCTCATTGGCGTTTACATGCACATTTTTATCCGCCTCTATTGCGCTCTGCGACTGTGAAAAAACATATGGTAGGTTATGAAATGTTGGCTGAAAGCCAGCGTGACTTAACCGCAGAAACGGCAGCCAATATTTTGAAATCGGCAAGCTCTACTCACTATAAAAAGGGACTTTAATATGGTTGATTCACTATCGACAGAATTTGAGAAAATTTATCAGCATCCTGCTACCTCACTTTCATCAGCGCCAGGTAGAGTGAATATTATTGGCGAGCATACTGACTACAGTGAAGGCCTGGTACTTCCTTGTTCATTAGAGTTTTGTACCAAAGTTTTATATCGAGAACGAGAAGACAATTTAGTGGTTGTGCATTCTACCAATTATCCTGGAGAATCAGATCGCTTTGACATTAGTGAAGCTATTGAGCATGGAAACTCACAATGGGGCAACTACATCCGAGCTATGGCATTTGTAATAAAGCGCCAAGGTCACTCGCTTTGTGGTGTTGATGTATTAATTAGCTCCGATGTGCCCCAAGGTAGCGGCTTGTCGTCGTCAGCGGCACTTGAAGTAGCAATTGGTGGGATGTTTAGTGAGTCAGCAGACTTAAACCTAAACTCTGTAACAATAGCACTGTTGGGGCAAGAGGCCGAAAATGATTTCATGGATTGTCAGTGTGGCATTATGGATCAAATGATCTCTGCCAAAGGCGAACCAGGCTCTGCTTTAATGATTGATTGTCGTGATTTATCAACTCAATCGATTAAGATCCCAGACGATCTTAGCTTGGTAATTGTTAATTCGAATTACCCTAGAAAGTTAGTCGACAGTGAATACAACCAACGTCGAATTGATTGTGAGCAAGCCGCGAAAAAAATGAACGTGCCAATGCTTAGAGATGCAACACTGGAGTTGTTGGCAAGCCATAGAACAGCATTAACAGCAATAGAATACAAACGAGCGCATCATGTGATCACCGAGAATCAACGAGTGCTTGATGCTATGTCAGCATTAGCCAACAGTGATATGCCGACTTTAAAGCAATTAATGTCAGCATCGCACGCATCGTTGCGCGACGATTTTGAAGTTACGGTGCCTGCCACTGATGGCTTGGTTGAAATTTGTCAGACAGCCCTAGGCGAAAATGGCGCTGTCCGCATGACTGGTGGCGGTTTTGGTGGTGCGATTGTATGTTTGTGCAGAGAAGACGATGTCGCTTTAGTAAAGCAAGCTGTTGATGATCAGTATTTTAATAAGTACCAATTACACGCTGATGTTTACGTGTGTAGCGCTGGCAGTGGCTTAAAAGTTGAAGATATAATTGCAGAACCTTCATAATATTTGGGCTCACAGCCTATAAATAAAGCCGAATGCTAATTTATTAGCATTCGGCTTTTTTATTACCTAATTTTTACTCGTTACTTTTGTCATTAGCATTTAGCTGGCGTTTATTTTTGCAGCACAAATTCCGGACTGGTATTGGCACCGTAAAAGGCTAATTTAAACCGATTATTACTTGCAGCTTGGACCAAGTTTTCAATAAATAATTTTCGAGTGCCTTGGTTGTCGTTGGCTTTCATTAGTCCTGCATTTAAATAAAAGTCGAGGTAGTCAACAACCGCTGTTGCTTTATCTGTATCAGTTCCAGAAGTATTCTGCCAAATCTCAAAAAAATCTTCCTGCTGCAACCATACTTTTAGATGCCAGTTTTGGTAAATTATGCTGTATTTGGCTGCATTGTTACGGTATAGGCTACTGTTCATTAAGCCATTATAAATGTTCATTGTGGAAAACATTTGCGCTTCAGTTAGCAGTTGTAATTCCGGCGCCATTAAAGAGTTACTGGCTAGAGCGCCGCTTGGCGTATAACTTGGTAAATAGAAGTTAAACACTGAGTTTGCACCTAGTGCTCGTTGACCAATTGCTAAGTCACCCATTCTAATTAATGTTGCTCCAGACTGATATTTATCGGCTAATTCAAGGTTTAATCCTGGTATTGGTGTATCAAAAGTAGTATCGACACTGTCATCTAGTGCTATTCTGGATTTGACCTTAAAAAGTCGTAAATTTGCAGTAAGTTGTATTATTGGTTCTTTAATTTTGCCAAAGCTGTTTGAGCTGTGTACTTGTGGGTTACGGGCTTCCTCATCTAACAAGATCGCTTTTATTGTTGCAGTTAAATCACCTTTTTCAGCAAACTTGTTGGCCACTCTTTCAATATAAGCCGAGCTTGGATTTGAAGTAACAAATCGTTGAATGAGCTGCTTTGAAATAAAAGGAGCGGTAGAGCTATGAGCAACCAGGCTGTCTACCACAAATGCAACTTCTGACATTGCCGCATCATCAGTTTTATCATTATTTGCAGCGACCGTTACAGTGCCATTGTTATCTGTGAATAGTGTTTTACTGCCAAAGTCATGCTCAGAAGTGAAAAATTTCATTGGCTCGCGCCAGCGGTATTGATATTCGTTGGCCCAATCACCTAAAAAGAAATTGTTATTCGCAACCTTGTTTTCACCATCATTTTTAAATCTAAATGATAAACCGGTGAATACTCGAGCCATTTCTTTTATGGTTTCGTTACTATAAGTTGGTTTAGGCAAGTTATCGTCACCCAAGGCGATAGTGCCATTTTTGTTTAAGTGCACTAACCCAAAACTGAACAATTGCATAACTTCTCGGGCGTAGTTTTCATCGGGGTAATAACCAGCGCCAACATCTTCTTTCTGATTATACAAATGGCTTAACCACACTCCCATTATTGGACTTAACGTTGCATCAAACAACGCCTTGTTATAATAATCGAAAGCATTGCTCGCAAGGTTATCCCAATAGATTGCAGCCCCTTTATGAGCATTGCGGATAGCTGCTGCTTCATCACTAACCACTAAAATTTGGCTAAGTGCAAATGCCATACGTTGACGCAATTGGTCTTTACCATGAACGGCTAAATTGTAAAATGCGTCGCGACGAATGTTTACGCCTGCTTCTTCTGGAAAATGCTGAGCAACTGCCTCAGTAAAGTCGTATAAACTGCTTGCAGGCATGGATATTTGTTGCTCTATCCATTGATTATAAACTTGCATACGGTTTGTGCCGTCGGCATTGATTTGATCTCTAAGAGGCTGATAGTCTTCAGGAGTAGCGCCAAAAGTTGCCTGGTTTAAAAAGCGAATAATGTCCCTGTCAACATCGGCCTCGGTAAGGTCAACTTGCTCAGGCGGCTTTATATTTGCGTCATACAATAGCGTTGCTGAAATTTCACCTGCAGGGTAATTGGCAGAATGAATATTGACAAAAAACTCGCCATTAAACAGAGTATCAAGCATTTCTTGCTCGGTCTTAAATATGCCTCCTGGTGCTAAATCCCAAATCATATTTATAACATTGCCAGGACCTTCCAGATCTTTAATCATCGTACCTGAAGGTGCCAAATGAATGTGTTGATCCGTTTGTTCAGATCCTAGGTTGGTAAAACTATAGCTTAATTGGCCTAGCTCATTATCGCCTTGTAATATAAAACTTAAAACACCTGTGGCCGACGTTATTGCATCGCCCTGTGGCGTGAATACGCCATAAAATACTTTGGCATTATCGCGCGTATTATCAGCATCGATAATTGTTAATGAAACTGTAGGTTCTTGGCTTAGTTGATAGGTGCTTTGCGTGGTTAAATTTACATTTAACTGCTCTGGAACTTCGAATAGATTGTCAGATATTGGTTTTACTTCAATAATGCGAGAGCTTTCATTTGCAGGAATAATGAAACTGTCGCCAACAATGTTGCCATCGGCATACAACAACTGATAATCACTTGCATCCGCTGAGCCTTTGGTTATATCGGTATGGCCAGTGACATCAAAGCTAACAGCCAGTTGTTCAGTACCAGAACTACGCTCTATTTTGAATTTAGCAACTTGACTGTTCTGTTCTACAGCTGTTGGCTCAATAGAAATAATTGAGATGGTAGGTAAACTTGTTTTCACAGTTGGCTTTGTTGAGCTACTACCACCGCCACCACAAGCACAAAGAAGCCCAAAGGAGGAAATAGTCATTAACAGTGCAATGCGTCTAGTAACGTTAGTCATTAGCTTACCTCCTGTTTAAAAAAATCTAGGTTAGAACTTGCGGTAAAAGTATCTGGGAAGTTGTTTATACTTGGAATTAACAAAGGGAGTTCTTCTTGGTTTACCCCAAACCAATTGGCAATTTTGGCAACGCATTGGCTTGTCGATGTTGTTGGGATCCAGCGTCCACGACCGGAACTTGCATCTAGCCCCTCTTTAAGCTTTAAATCGGGGTGCGTGCCGAACATTTGTCCGCCATTTATCATGCCTCCCATCAACAAAGCATGACCGCCCCATGCGTGGTCTGTACCAAATTCAGCATCGTTACCGTTTGGTGTTAATGTACGGCCAAACTCAGAGCCAACAAAGCTTAAGGTTTTATCAAAATCACCTTGCGCAACTAATACATCTTTAAAACCTTTTAATGCCGCATTAAGATCTGTCATTAATGTTTGATGATTGGTTAACAGTTTTTTATGAGTATCAAAACCGTTCATTTCTACAAAATAGATAGGGCGGTTGTTGCCAGTAGAGTTTCGACCAGCAATCATTTTTGCAATGGTTTTAAGCTGACGACCTATTTTGCTGGTGTTTGCTCCTGCCGCAGTAAATATAGCGTCATAGTCGACGCCTGTTTGCTCAGCTTCTGTAAAGGCGCTTGTTACTATTGCTTCAGACTTTTTAGCCGAATTAAAAACGTCACGGTATTTTTGTAGCATTAAATGCGACGATGCATCGATACTATCGATAGATGACTCTAATAGAGTTTTACGCTCGTTAGTGACGCCATTAAGTTTTACTGCGCCGTCGTAACCCATAACATAGGCTGATACATCTGGTTGCGAAGCTACTTGAAAAGAGTTTAAGCCTGATACCGATATTAAAGGTGATACATTACTGCTGCTATTAAAATCTTCAACCATTTCTGCTAAACGGCCACCCCATCCATATCTGAATGGAATATCTGGTTGGCTTTGAAATTGTAATTGTTGATCGCTGTGCGAATATAATTGTGGTGGAAGTGTTACTTTATCATTCAGAAGTTGCCAACGGGTTGTAGGCTCATACAGATTGCCAATATTACACACTATCGACATTTCTTCATTATTAAACATTTCTGCCATGTCTGCACAAGCAGGGTGTAAACCAAACTCATTGTATTGCTCACCACCATAAATTTTGACATCGGTTTTTGGTGTTATGGCATTTAATTGTTCAGCAGAAATTGCTGCGTTGCGACGTCCATCTTCGTAATTAGTACGTAAATTACCAACACCCTTAGGCGCAATCATATTGAATGAGTCGTTACCGCCAGCTAAAAAAATAAACACTAAAGCTTTATAATCTTGCTCGGCAGCCAAGCTTTGCTGGGCATGTAACAAGCTGGAAAGTCCCAGGGCTTTTACAACACTAGCGCTAACACCAATTTTGCAGGAGTTCTTTAGAAACTCTCTTCTATGTAATTTTTTCTTAGAGTTTGCCATTATTTAACCATTTTATTTTTATAAAGTTTTCTGAACACTTTTTGACCAGATAACTAATCCTACCATTAGTCATATAAATATGAAAATATAATTGGCTTTTAAATTTTGCGGTTAAATATCGATAATATTTTTGATATCAGAATCAGTTAACAAAAAAGGTCAATACATGGCTCACTTTTTCGTCTATAATACGCGCCAAATTATATGCACCCGCTAATTAAAGGCTAAAGATAGTGTTAGACAACTTACGTAACATCGCAATTATTGCGCACGTTGACCATGGTAAAACAACCTTGGTTGATAAATTACTCGACCAATCAGGTACGTTAGATGCTCGTACAGGTCATGACGAACGAGTAATGGATTCAAATGATATCGAGAAAGAACGTGGTATCACTATTCTTGCAAAAAACACAGCAATTAACTGGGGCGACTACCGTGTAAATATTGTAGATACTCCTGGTCACGCCGATTTTGGTGGTGAAGTTGAGCGTGTTATGTCTATGGTTGACTCTGTTCTACTTATTGTTGATGCACAAGAAGGCCCTATGCCGCAAACTCGCTTTGTTACTAAGAAAGCATTTGCTCAAGGCTTAAAGCCAATTGTTGTAATCAACAAAATTGATAAGCCAGGCTCTCGTCCTGAGTGGGTTATGGATCAAGTTTTCGATTTATTCGATAACTTAGGTGCTACTGATGACCAACTAGACTTCCAAGTTGTTTACGCTTCAGCGATTAACGGTTGGGCTTCTATGGATTCAGAAGAAGAAGGCACAGACATGACGCCTTTATTCCAAACAATTGTTGACCAAGTTCCAGCGCCAGATGCAGACACGGAAGGTTCTTTCCAAATGCAAATTTCTCAACTTGATTATAGCTCATACTTGGGTGTAATCGGTGTTGGTCGTATTACTCGTGGTTCAGTTAAGCCTAACCAACAAGTTACGGTTGAAGGCTCAAACGGTAAAATTCATAACGGTAAAGTAGGTAAAGTTTTTGGTTACCTAGGCCTTGAGCGTCATGAAGTTGAAAAAGCAGAAGCTGGCGATATTATTGCAATTACCGGTTTAGGTGAATTAAAAATTTCTGACACTATTTGTTGTCCAAATGAAGTTGAAGCACTACCGCCATTGTCAGTAGATGAACCTACTATTAACATGACATTCCAGGTAAATACTTCTCCGTTCTCAGGCCAAGAAGGTAAGTTTGTAACGTCACGTAATATTAAAGATCGTTTAGATAAAGAACTTGTGCATAACGTAGCGTTACGTGTTGAGCAACTTGATGATCCTGATAAGTTTAAAGTTTCAGGTCGTGGTGAGCTTCACTTAGGTATCTTAATTGAAAACATGCGTCGTGAAGGTTTTGAGCT comes from the Thalassotalea nanhaiensis genome and includes:
- a CDS encoding DUF1501 domain-containing protein, which gives rise to MANSKKKLHRREFLKNSCKIGVSASVVKALGLSSLLHAQQSLAAEQDYKALVFIFLAGGNDSFNMIAPKGVGNLRTNYEDGRRNAAISAEQLNAITPKTDVKIYGGEQYNEFGLHPACADMAEMFNNEEMSIVCNIGNLYEPTTRWQLLNDKVTLPPQLYSHSDQQLQFQSQPDIPFRYGWGGRLAEMVEDFNSSSNVSPLISVSGLNSFQVASQPDVSAYVMGYDGAVKLNGVTNERKTLLESSIDSIDASSHLMLQKYRDVFNSAKKSEAIVTSAFTEAEQTGVDYDAIFTAAGANTSKIGRQLKTIAKMIAGRNSTGNNRPIYFVEMNGFDTHKKLLTNHQTLMTDLNAALKGFKDVLVAQGDFDKTLSFVGSEFGRTLTPNGNDAEFGTDHAWGGHALLMGGMINGGQMFGTHPDLKLKEGLDASSGRGRWIPTTSTSQCVAKIANWFGVNQEELPLLIPSINNFPDTFTASSNLDFFKQEVS
- a CDS encoding DUF1800 family protein, with amino-acid sequence MTNVTRRIALLMTISSFGLLCACGGGGSSSTKPTVKTSLPTISIISIEPTAVEQNSQVAKFKIERSSGTEQLAVSFDVTGHTDITKGSADASDYQLLYADGNIVGDSFIIPANESSRIIEVKPISDNLFEVPEQLNVNLTTQSTYQLSQEPTVSLTIIDADNTRDNAKVFYGVFTPQGDAITSATGVLSFILQGDNELGQLSYSFTNLGSEQTDQHIHLAPSGTMIKDLEGPGNVINMIWDLAPGGIFKTEQEMLDTLFNGEFFVNIHSANYPAGEISATLLYDANIKPPEQVDLTEADVDRDIIRFLNQATFGATPEDYQPLRDQINADGTNRMQVYNQWIEQQISMPASSLYDFTEAVAQHFPEEAGVNIRRDAFYNLAVHGKDQLRQRMAFALSQILVVSDEAAAIRNAHKGAAIYWDNLASNAFDYYNKALFDATLSPIMGVWLSHLYNQKEDVGAGYYPDENYAREVMQLFSFGLVHLNKNGTIALGDDNLPKPTYSNETIKEMARVFTGLSFRFKNDGENKVANNNFFLGDWANEYQYRWREPMKFFTSEHDFGSKTLFTDNNGTVTVAANNDKTDDAAMSEVAFVVDSLVAHSSTAPFISKQLIQRFVTSNPSSAYIERVANKFAEKGDLTATIKAILLDEEARNPQVHSSNSFGKIKEPIIQLTANLRLFKVKSRIALDDSVDTTFDTPIPGLNLELADKYQSGATLIRMGDLAIGQRALGANSVFNFYLPSYTPSGALASNSLMAPELQLLTEAQMFSTMNIYNGLMNSSLYRNNAAKYSIIYQNWHLKVWLQQEDFFEIWQNTSGTDTDKATAVVDYLDFYLNAGLMKANDNQGTRKLFIENLVQAASNNRFKLAFYGANTSPEFVLQK
- the typA gene encoding translational GTPase TypA → MVLDNLRNIAIIAHVDHGKTTLVDKLLDQSGTLDARTGHDERVMDSNDIEKERGITILAKNTAINWGDYRVNIVDTPGHADFGGEVERVMSMVDSVLLIVDAQEGPMPQTRFVTKKAFAQGLKPIVVINKIDKPGSRPEWVMDQVFDLFDNLGATDDQLDFQVVYASAINGWASMDSEEEGTDMTPLFQTIVDQVPAPDADTEGSFQMQISQLDYSSYLGVIGVGRITRGSVKPNQQVTVEGSNGKIHNGKVGKVFGYLGLERHEVEKAEAGDIIAITGLGELKISDTICCPNEVEALPPLSVDEPTINMTFQVNTSPFSGQEGKFVTSRNIKDRLDKELVHNVALRVEQLDDPDKFKVSGRGELHLGILIENMRREGFELAVSRPEVIMREVDGQMEEPYETVTIDVEEQHQGTIMERMGVRKAELTDMAPDGKGRIRMDFIMPSRGLIGFQTEFMTITSGSGLIYHTFLQYGPHKGGEIGQRLNGVMIANATGKALTNAIFNLQARGRMLIGHGVDIYEGQVIGIHSRDNDLTVNALKGKQLTNVRSSGTDEAQTLTPPIIMSLEQALEFIDNDELVEVTPDSIRIRKKSLKESDRKREGRAAK